In Candidatus Nealsonbacteria bacterium DGGOD1a, one DNA window encodes the following:
- a CDS encoding glutathione S-transferase N-terminal domain-containing protein, which yields MIKIYSTPFCPYCSTLKDYLKEKKVEFTDVDVSENEKERDEMIELSGQIGVPVVNVDGKIIVGFDKEQIDEVLKLK from the coding sequence ATGATCAAAATCTATTCAACGCCGTTTTGCCCGTATTGTTCAACATTGAAAGACTATTTGAAAGAAAAAAAGGTTGAATTCACCGATGTCGATGTTTCGGAAAACGAAAAAGAGAGGGATGAGATGATTGAGTTATCCGGCCAAATTGGCGTACCGGTGGTAAATGTGGACGGCAAAATAATCGTGGGGTTTGACAAAGAACAGATCGATGAAGTGTTGAAGTTGAAATAA
- the ppsA gene encoding phosphoenolpyruvate synthase, protein MKQDINQNINQKNVVWFKEVTKKDVELVGGKNGSLGEMFSQLGEKGVPVPNGFITTSTAFWRYLKFNGIDKKLGDIFNGLDVNNLKQLKKASIAARNLVLKGEFPPDFKNEILAAYKELSAYYKTKNLNVAVRSSATAEDLAGASFAGAHETYLNIDTPAELLDAVKKCISSLYLDRAIVYRAEKGFDTLKVALSVGVMKMVRSDMASAGIMFTLDTETGFRNAVLINSIYGAGEMIVKGHVVADQYYVFKPALKAGKTAIISKTLGNKDIKYIFDKKVGLKEMKVSAKDRAKFSLTDKEAEQLAKWAVIIEEHYQGPQDIEWAKDGKSGQLFIVQARPETIYAGNEGKNVYEEYEVKTNAKPLVTGIAVGNKIGQGKIHIIPNVKQINQFKKGEILVTNMTDPDWVPIMRIASAIVTDEGTKTCHAAIVSRELGTPCIVGARNATKALKSGVMATADCTQGLEGRVYAGKIPYEKKEYDLGAVPELPTKIMLNVGTPEGAFKASFLPNDGVGLARVEFIFADKVKVHPLALINFAKLKDKKVKAQIERITAGYKDKKEFFVDKLAEGIATIAAAFYPKHVIVRFSDFKTNEYSALLGGKDYEPLESNPMIGWRGASRYYDPRFEPAFAMECAAIKKVREAMGLDNVWVMVPFCRTVEEGGKVIDVMKKNGLESNANGLKIMVMCEIPSNVILADRFLDIFDGMSIGSNDLTQLALGLDRDAGQLTHIADENNEAVKILVAQAIKACKARGKYIGICGQAPSDYPEFAEFIMKEGIETMSLNPDSVMKTIIKLGGLRK, encoded by the coding sequence ATGAAGCAAGATATCAATCAAAATATCAACCAGAAAAATGTGGTTTGGTTTAAGGAGGTGACCAAGAAGGATGTGGAGTTGGTGGGCGGGAAGAACGGGTCGTTGGGCGAGATGTTTTCCCAGCTGGGCGAAAAAGGCGTGCCGGTGCCCAACGGATTTATCACCACCAGCACGGCTTTTTGGCGTTATTTGAAATTCAACGGGATCGATAAAAAATTGGGAGATATATTCAACGGCTTGGATGTCAATAATCTAAAACAGCTCAAAAAAGCCAGCATTGCCGCGCGCAATCTGGTGCTTAAAGGAGAATTTCCGCCGGATTTTAAAAATGAAATTTTGGCGGCCTACAAGGAATTGTCGGCATATTACAAAACCAAAAATTTGAATGTGGCGGTGCGGTCGTCCGCGACCGCGGAAGATTTGGCCGGAGCGTCGTTTGCTGGCGCGCACGAAACTTATCTAAACATCGATACGCCCGCGGAACTGCTGGACGCGGTGAAGAAATGCATTTCGTCGTTGTATTTGGATCGGGCGATCGTTTATCGCGCCGAAAAAGGTTTTGACACGCTCAAAGTGGCGCTGTCGGTGGGCGTGATGAAAATGGTGCGTTCGGATATGGCTTCCGCCGGGATTATGTTTACCTTGGACACGGAAACCGGATTTCGCAACGCGGTATTGATAAATTCAATCTACGGCGCGGGGGAAATGATCGTGAAAGGCCATGTGGTGGCCGATCAATATTATGTTTTTAAGCCCGCCCTTAAAGCTGGAAAAACCGCGATTATTTCCAAAACATTGGGCAACAAAGACATTAAATATATTTTTGACAAGAAAGTCGGCTTGAAAGAAATGAAAGTTTCGGCGAAGGATCGGGCGAAATTTTCGCTCACCGACAAAGAAGCCGAACAGCTGGCCAAATGGGCGGTGATCATCGAAGAGCATTACCAAGGGCCGCAGGACATTGAATGGGCCAAAGACGGTAAGAGCGGCCAGTTGTTCATTGTTCAAGCGCGGCCCGAAACCATCTATGCCGGAAACGAAGGCAAAAATGTGTACGAAGAATATGAAGTTAAAACCAACGCCAAACCGCTGGTAACCGGAATCGCCGTGGGGAACAAGATCGGCCAGGGCAAAATCCACATCATTCCCAATGTCAAACAGATCAACCAATTCAAGAAAGGCGAGATTTTGGTTACGAATATGACCGATCCGGACTGGGTGCCGATCATGCGCATCGCTTCGGCGATCGTGACCGACGAAGGCACCAAAACCTGCCACGCGGCCATTGTCTCGCGCGAACTGGGCACGCCCTGCATCGTGGGCGCGAGAAACGCCACCAAAGCGTTAAAAAGCGGGGTGATGGCCACGGCCGATTGCACGCAGGGGTTGGAAGGCCGGGTTTACGCCGGAAAAATTCCTTATGAGAAAAAAGAATACGATCTGGGCGCGGTTCCGGAATTGCCGACAAAGATTATGCTTAATGTGGGCACTCCCGAAGGCGCGTTCAAAGCGTCGTTTTTGCCCAATGACGGCGTGGGATTGGCGCGAGTGGAATTTATTTTTGCCGACAAAGTGAAAGTGCATCCGCTGGCGTTGATAAATTTCGCTAAATTAAAAGACAAAAAAGTTAAGGCGCAGATTGAGCGGATCACCGCCGGCTACAAAGACAAAAAAGAATTTTTCGTGGATAAGCTCGCCGAAGGTATTGCTACGATCGCCGCGGCGTTTTATCCCAAACATGTGATCGTGCGGTTTTCGGATTTTAAAACCAACGAGTACAGTGCGCTGTTGGGCGGCAAAGACTATGAGCCTTTGGAATCCAATCCGATGATCGGCTGGCGCGGCGCGTCCCGTTATTACGACCCGCGCTTCGAGCCGGCGTTTGCGATGGAATGCGCGGCGATTAAAAAAGTGAGGGAAGCTATGGGTTTGGACAATGTGTGGGTGATGGTTCCTTTTTGCCGTACGGTTGAGGAAGGCGGGAAAGTTATCGATGTGATGAAAAAGAACGGTTTGGAATCAAACGCCAACGGTTTGAAAATTATGGTGATGTGCGAGATTCCTTCCAATGTGATTTTAGCCGACCGATTTTTGGATATTTTCGACGGAATGTCGATCGGTTCCAACGACTTGACGCAGTTGGCACTGGGTTTGGATCGCGATGCCGGCCAGCTCACGCACATTGCCGACGAGAACAACGAAGCAGTGAAAATTTTAGTGGCGCAGGCGATCAAAGCTTGCAAGGCCAGAGGCAAATATATCGGCATTTGCGGCCAAGCCCCCAGCGACTATCCGGAATTCGCGGAATTTATTATGAAAGAAGGCATCGAAACCATGTCGCTCAATCCCGACAGCGTGATGAAAACGATTATCAAATTGGGCGGTCTGCGGAAATAA
- the acs gene encoding acetate--CoA ligase, whose protein sequence is MIKKGELYWPDAAAKKRAWLKSRAVYALAEKNPVKFWETIAKELLWRKKWTKAYMDTPPHIKWFAGAKLNIAENCLDRNLAARKNKVALIWEPDDSAQPARIITYYDLYRQVNKFANALKKLGVKKGDRVGIYLPMIPEVVVSILACARIGAVHSVVFSAFSAAALQVRLQDAGAKVLVTVDGYYRRGKIVDLKKQADEALSGTAVEKVVVVKRAGNEVPWTQARDVWYEEIVRGESDECAPAVMDAEDPLFILYTSGSTGKPKGAMHTCGGYMVSAYASDKWIFDLTDDDIFWSTADIGWVTGHTYSCYGPLLNGATFIQFEGSPDYPNPDRWASVIDKYGVTVFYTAPTAIRMFMKNGTEILKPYSLKTLQVLGSVGEPISEKAWNWYFTEVGKKKCPILDTWWQTETGGIVATSLPGIGPFKPAHTGLPLPGIRIRVVDEAGKICPADKEGSVVLVPPFTPGLLRGVWGNEQKFIDTYWSQYKNKLYFSGDLGYRDKNGLLRVVGRADDMIKVAGHRLTTGELESAACHEPMVAECAVVGVVDEIKGEVPVAFVVPKSQSNVEGLKEKVVAAIRSTIGPIATPHQVFIVADLPKTRSGKIMRRILRKVFTKEELGDLSTLANPESVESIKNTVNSV, encoded by the coding sequence ATGATTAAAAAAGGGGAATTGTATTGGCCGGACGCGGCGGCGAAGAAGCGGGCTTGGTTGAAGTCAAGGGCGGTTTATGCGCTCGCCGAGAAAAATCCGGTGAAGTTTTGGGAAACCATTGCCAAGGAGTTGCTTTGGCGCAAAAAGTGGACTAAGGCCTATATGGACACGCCGCCGCATATCAAGTGGTTTGCGGGGGCGAAGTTGAATATTGCGGAGAATTGTTTGGACCGGAATTTGGCGGCGCGGAAAAACAAGGTGGCGCTGATCTGGGAGCCGGACGATTCCGCCCAGCCGGCGCGGATCATCACTTATTACGATTTATACCGCCAGGTGAATAAGTTTGCCAACGCTTTAAAAAAACTTGGCGTCAAAAAGGGCGACCGGGTGGGAATTTATTTGCCGATGATCCCCGAAGTGGTGGTGAGCATTTTGGCGTGCGCGCGCATCGGCGCGGTGCATTCAGTGGTGTTTTCCGCATTTTCGGCGGCGGCCTTGCAGGTGCGCTTGCAGGATGCGGGCGCCAAAGTTCTGGTCACGGTGGACGGTTATTATCGCCGCGGGAAAATCGTTGATCTGAAAAAACAGGCTGATGAAGCATTGAGCGGCACGGCCGTAGAGAAGGTGGTGGTGGTCAAGCGCGCGGGGAATGAAGTGCCGTGGACGCAAGCGCGCGATGTTTGGTATGAAGAAATTGTTCGCGGCGAATCCGATGAATGCGCGCCGGCGGTAATGGATGCCGAAGATCCGTTGTTTATTCTTTACACCAGCGGCTCCACCGGCAAGCCCAAGGGGGCGATGCATACTTGCGGCGGGTATATGGTTTCGGCCTATGCCAGCGATAAATGGATTTTTGATTTAACCGATGATGATATTTTCTGGTCTACGGCGGATATCGGCTGGGTGACCGGACACACTTATTCTTGTTATGGCCCGCTATTGAACGGTGCAACCTTTATACAGTTTGAGGGCTCGCCGGATTATCCCAATCCCGATCGTTGGGCAAGCGTGATTGATAAATACGGTGTGACCGTGTTTTATACCGCACCCACGGCGATTAGAATGTTTATGAAAAACGGTACGGAAATTTTGAAGCCGTATTCGTTAAAAACATTGCAGGTTTTGGGGTCGGTGGGCGAACCGATTTCGGAGAAGGCGTGGAACTGGTATTTTACCGAGGTGGGAAAAAAGAAATGTCCCATCCTGGATACTTGGTGGCAGACCGAAACCGGCGGGATTGTGGCGACATCTTTGCCGGGAATCGGGCCGTTCAAGCCGGCACATACCGGATTGCCGCTGCCGGGGATTCGTATTCGCGTGGTTGACGAGGCGGGCAAAATTTGTCCTGCGGACAAAGAAGGCAGCGTGGTGCTGGTGCCGCCGTTTACTCCGGGGTTGTTGCGCGGCGTTTGGGGTAATGAACAAAAATTTATTGATACTTATTGGAGCCAGTATAAAAACAAACTATATTTTTCCGGCGATCTAGGTTATCGCGATAAAAACGGGTTGTTGCGGGTGGTGGGACGCGCCGACGATATGATCAAAGTGGCGGGACATCGCTTGACCACGGGCGAACTGGAGAGCGCGGCGTGCCACGAACCGATGGTGGCCGAATGCGCGGTGGTGGGCGTGGTGGATGAGATAAAGGGCGAAGTGCCGGTGGCGTTTGTGGTGCCCAAAAGCCAATCTAATGTTGAGGGATTAAAAGAAAAAGTCGTGGCGGCAATTCGTTCCACGATCGGTCCGATTGCCACTCCGCACCAGGTTTTCATTGTGGCCGATCTGCCCAAAACCCGTTCGGGCAAAATAATGCGCCGCATTTTGCGCAAGGTTTTCACCAAAGAAGAACTGGGCGACCTATCCACCTTGGCCAATCCCGAAAGCGTGGAAAGCATCAAAAACACTGTCAATTCTGTATAG
- a CDS encoding iron hydrogenase — protein sequence MVKLSTLSISKEIVLTAGLVGAAVLAPLAHSQLVTGTIVNAVLFGAVMLAGFRAACAVAVIPSLIALAAGTLPLAMAPMIPFIMASNAVLAGVFALLKKTNYWIAAAVAGGAKFGFLVLSANVILAAMTHGKMTAALASMMGWPQLITALLGAGLAFAVFERKLFKKM from the coding sequence ATGGTTAAATTATCAACATTATCGATATCAAAAGAAATAGTTTTAACCGCGGGGCTGGTTGGGGCGGCGGTATTGGCGCCGTTGGCGCATTCGCAATTGGTGACCGGAACGATTGTCAACGCGGTTTTATTCGGCGCGGTGATGCTGGCCGGGTTTCGCGCGGCGTGCGCGGTGGCGGTGATTCCCAGTTTGATCGCTTTGGCCGCGGGAACTTTGCCGTTGGCGATGGCACCGATGATTCCGTTCATAATGGCGTCCAATGCCGTGTTGGCGGGAGTGTTCGCGTTATTGAAAAAAACAAATTATTGGATCGCGGCCGCGGTTGCCGGCGGGGCGAAATTCGGATTTTTGGTTTTGAGCGCGAATGTTATTTTGGCGGCGATGACACACGGTAAAATGACCGCGGCGCTGGCATCAATGATGGGCTGGCCGCAGTTGATCACCGCGTTGCTGGGCGCCGGATTGGCGTTCGCGGTTTTTGAAAGAAAATTGTTTAAAAAAATGTAA
- a CDS encoding virulence RhuM family protein, with product MKEKIGQNKIVIYKTAKNEVELSVRLEKETAWLSLDQIADLFNRDKSAVSRHIKNIFKEKELFKKSVVANFATTAADGKIYKVDYYNLDVIISVGYRVNSARATQFRIWATKMLKNYLVKGYAINEKRILEAKEKFAELQSVIYFLEEKSKTELLAGQESEILNLLSGYAKTLSLLEQYDKGEISESKGAKTKYVLKYDDCVEVIAKIKVDLMGKSEASDLFGSQRDGNFEGIIGALYQSFGGQVLYPALEDKAAHLLYLIIKDHPFSDGNKRIGSFLFVYFLDKTNTLYRQSGERKINDNALTALALLVAQSDRKEKEIMIKIIKNLIAD from the coding sequence ATGAAGGAAAAAATTGGGCAAAATAAAATAGTTATTTACAAAACCGCGAAAAACGAGGTGGAGTTAAGCGTGCGGCTTGAAAAGGAAACTGCGTGGCTTTCGCTGGATCAGATTGCAGATTTGTTCAACAGGGATAAATCGGCAGTTTCTCGTCATATTAAGAATATTTTTAAAGAAAAAGAATTATTTAAAAAATCAGTTGTTGCAAATTTTGCAACAACTGCGGCGGATGGAAAAATATACAAAGTGGATTATTATAATTTGGATGTAATCATATCGGTTGGCTATAGGGTTAATTCGGCGCGAGCAACGCAGTTTCGTATTTGGGCAACTAAAATGCTAAAAAATTATTTGGTTAAGGGTTACGCAATCAACGAAAAGAGGATTTTGGAGGCAAAAGAGAAATTTGCGGAACTGCAAAGCGTGATTTATTTTTTAGAAGAAAAATCAAAGACGGAATTATTGGCGGGACAAGAAAGCGAAATTTTGAATTTGCTTTCCGGTTACGCGAAAACACTTTCTTTGCTTGAGCAATACGATAAGGGTGAGATTTCGGAGAGTAAGGGCGCAAAAACAAAGTATGTTTTGAAATATGATGATTGCGTTGAGGTTATCGCCAAAATTAAGGTGGATTTAATGGGTAAAAGCGAGGCAAGCGACCTTTTTGGTAGCCAAAGAGACGGAAATTTTGAGGGAATTATCGGCGCGCTATATCAGTCGTTTGGTGGCCAAGTTTTATATCCCGCGCTTGAAGACAAGGCGGCGCATTTGCTATACTTGATTATCAAAGACCATCCGTTTTCTGATGGCAACAAGCGGATCGGTTCGTTTTTGTTTGTATATTTTTTGGACAAAACAAACACGCTTTATCGCCAGTCGGGCGAGCGCAAAATTAATGATAACGCGTTAACGGCATTGGCGTTGTTGGTTGCCCAAAGCGATCGGAAAGAAAAAGAAATAATGATAAAAATTATTAAAAATCTAATCGCGGATTAA
- a CDS encoding transposase → MLKALRKFCNALSIAIIDMGSRIEPYGVGSYLHVYNRGVKKEPIFFSKSDYWRFLWCLRFFNEERPITKLARCLSDLIFLQKQTLRNLSSRDYRDGRNTFEWRQEWGEQKPIVEIISFNLSPNHFHLLLKEIIVGGIAKFMRKLGAGYTEYQNTKNNGSGHIFQGSYKAKIVEEERYLQYLDAYIHVLNPFELFEGGIDEAIKNFDKAFDFALNYPFCSLGESFGLRNLNITNRECFKSIFNDLQNYKEFCRDALIVRNGRSFLGKLTID, encoded by the coding sequence ATGCTCAAAGCATTGCGGAAATTCTGCAATGCTTTGAGCATTGCCATAATTGATATGGGTTCTAGGATTGAGCCCTACGGGGTTGGGAGTTACCTTCATGTTTATAATCGTGGCGTTAAAAAAGAGCCAATTTTTTTCAGCAAATCGGATTATTGGCGTTTTTTGTGGTGTTTAAGATTTTTTAACGAAGAACGCCCTATCACCAAATTGGCAAGATGTTTGAGCGATCTTATTTTTCTCCAAAAACAAACATTGCGAAATTTAAGTTCGCGCGATTATCGCGACGGGCGCAACACTTTTGAGTGGCGGCAAGAGTGGGGTGAACAAAAGCCAATAGTTGAAATAATATCGTTTAATTTGTCTCCCAATCATTTTCATTTATTGTTGAAAGAAATTATTGTTGGTGGAATCGCCAAATTTATGCGCAAATTGGGCGCCGGATATACGGAATACCAGAATACTAAAAATAACGGTTCCGGACATATTTTCCAAGGTTCATATAAGGCAAAAATCGTTGAAGAGGAAAGATATTTGCAATATTTGGATGCATACATCCATGTATTGAATCCTTTTGAATTGTTTGAAGGTGGAATTGATGAGGCGATAAAAAATTTCGACAAGGCGTTTGATTTCGCTCTGAATTATCCTTTTTGCAGTTTGGGCGAATCGTTTGGCCTGCGCAATCTAAATATAACAAATAGAGAGTGTTTCAAGAGTATTTTCAACGATTTGCAAAATTATAAAGAATTTTGCCGCGACGCGCTAATTGTAAGAAATGGAAGAAGTTTTTTGGGCAAATTGACTATTGATTAA
- the gap gene encoding type I glyceraldehyde-3-phosphate dehydrogenase: MAKIAINGLGRIGRHVFKLILDKHPELDLAAVNDPTDPKVIAHLLKYDSIYGRWDKEIEVSEKEIIVRGKKSDNRAAIFAETDPANLPWKKLGVDVVLECTGRFTKYDDAAKHLIAGAKKVVISAPSKDGEKVPSYLLGINADDYDPAKTDIMDMGSCTTNCLAPVAKVLNENFGIVKGFMTTVHAYTNDQKILDLPHNDLRRARAAGLNIIPTGTGAAKTIGKVIPDLKGKLDGIALRVPVPTGSVVDLVCELGRETTAAEVNSALELASKKKPLKGIMFCETAPLVSSDYIGSGYSSIVDAGLTMANGNMVKIVAWYDNEWGYSTRLAEFAEFVGNKI; the protein is encoded by the coding sequence ATGGCTAAAATCGCAATCAATGGTCTTGGAAGAATCGGTCGGCATGTTTTTAAATTGATCTTGGACAAACACCCGGAGTTGGATTTGGCGGCGGTAAACGATCCCACCGATCCCAAAGTTATCGCCCATCTTTTAAAATATGATTCCATTTATGGCCGGTGGGATAAAGAGATTGAAGTTTCGGAAAAAGAAATAATCGTGCGCGGCAAAAAGAGCGATAATCGCGCGGCGATTTTCGCGGAAACCGATCCGGCGAATTTGCCTTGGAAAAAATTGGGCGTGGATGTGGTTTTGGAGTGCACCGGCCGTTTCACGAAATACGATGACGCGGCCAAGCATTTGATCGCGGGTGCCAAGAAAGTGGTGATTTCGGCGCCGTCCAAGGATGGCGAAAAGGTTCCGTCATATTTATTGGGCATTAACGCCGATGATTATGATCCGGCCAAAACCGATATTATGGATATGGGTTCTTGCACCACCAACTGTTTGGCGCCGGTGGCAAAAGTTTTGAATGAAAATTTCGGCATCGTGAAAGGTTTTATGACCACGGTGCACGCCTATACCAATGACCAAAAAATTCTTGATCTGCCGCATAACGATTTGCGGCGGGCCAGGGCGGCGGGATTGAATATTATTCCCACCGGCACGGGCGCGGCCAAAACCATTGGCAAGGTGATTCCCGATTTGAAAGGCAAGCTGGACGGCATTGCCTTGCGCGTGCCGGTACCGACCGGATCGGTGGTGGATTTGGTTTGCGAACTTGGCCGGGAAACTACCGCCGCCGAAGTCAACAGCGCTTTGGAATTGGCTTCCAAGAAAAAGCCGCTCAAAGGCATTATGTTTTGCGAAACCGCGCCGCTGGTCTCCAGCGATTATATCGGCAGCGGCTATTCCTCAATCGTTGACGCGGGGCTGACAATGGCCAACGGCAATATGGTCAAAATCGTGGCGTGGTACGACAACGAGTGGGGCTATTCCACCCGCCTGGCGGAATTTGCCGAATTCGTGGGTAATAAAATCTAA
- a CDS encoding nucleotidyl transferase AbiEii/AbiGii toxin family protein: METASGKLLNFGILPPQTKIAFDFLSSQTWLEGSGWYLAGGTALALQAGHRKSFDLDFFMAGRSFDTKKVLANFLDIADWKTNLDEENTIYGELFGAKASFIAYPFFIPADDFIKHGAINILTSRDIAVMKIIAISQRGRKRDFFDLYWCSKNIEPLENIVRRLGKQYPSVAHDYHHILKSLAYFEDAEADSDPEIKFKANWGQIKKYFKSEVPQIMKKIMDLK; encoded by the coding sequence ATGGAAACTGCTTCTGGAAAATTATTGAATTTTGGAATTTTACCGCCACAAACCAAAATTGCGTTTGATTTTTTGTCGTCTCAAACTTGGCTGGAAGGAAGCGGCTGGTACTTGGCGGGCGGCACGGCGCTGGCATTACAGGCAGGGCATCGCAAATCATTCGATTTGGATTTTTTTATGGCCGGACGAAGCTTTGATACCAAAAAAGTTTTGGCCAATTTTTTAGATATTGCCGATTGGAAAACAAATCTCGATGAAGAAAATACGATTTATGGCGAATTATTCGGTGCGAAAGCGAGTTTTATCGCTTATCCTTTTTTTATACCGGCAGATGATTTTATCAAGCATGGGGCGATCAATATTTTGACGAGCCGGGATATCGCGGTGATGAAAATTATCGCTATCTCGCAAAGAGGCCGAAAGCGGGATTTTTTTGATTTGTATTGGTGTTCCAAGAATATTGAGCCGCTGGAAAATATCGTTAGAAGGTTGGGGAAACAATATCCAAGCGTAGCGCACGATTATCACCACATTTTAAAGAGTTTGGCCTATTTTGAAGACGCGGAGGCGGATTCTGACCCGGAAATAAAATTTAAAGCGAATTGGGGTCAAATTAAAAAATATTTTAAAAGTGAAGTGCCGCAAATTATGAAAAAAATAATGGATTTAAAATAA
- a CDS encoding disulfide oxidoreductase, with product MAFNEKTTLEEVLELSVAEDVLSKYNVPCLGCPMAKIEASSLTIGQICASYGIDQEKLLADLNAIAMKPKIKK from the coding sequence ATGGCTTTTAACGAAAAAACCACTTTGGAAGAAGTGCTGGAACTTTCCGTTGCGGAGGATGTTTTGTCGAAATATAATGTGCCGTGTTTGGGGTGTCCGATGGCAAAGATTGAAGCTTCAAGCCTAACGATTGGACAGATATGCGCGTCCTATGGCATCGACCAGGAGAAGCTGTTGGCCGATCTTAACGCGATCGCGATGAAGCCCAAGATCAAAAAGTAG
- a CDS encoding [FeFe] hydrogenase, group A: MKITIDGREIDAKEGQTILEIAKENGIEIPALCYHPDLCVKANCRMCVVEIEGIAAPQAACATKIKEGMKVVTQSENLSALRKTNLELLLGQHRRDCAKCVWQGKCALLKYALELKADLNAYPLRNPEPEIVKFGPIILDKSKCINCRNCVDMCSRQTGSRRGGETECKSDGFLEIDGRGYENGVKPSDDGKKDCIYCGQCIVHCPVGALDVESAVDEVDALLKDKKGKTLAVQFAPSIRASIGEMFGIPHGKVVTGQLTAALKKLGFDKVFDTNMSADLTTVEEAKELVQRIKENKPLPMFTSCCPAWIRYVEFYRPDLIPHITTVKSPQNMLGSLIKTRWAENNAVKPEDIVSVSIMPCTAKKYDAFKPEEKINGLAPADFVLTTRELGRLLQKNKINLKDMPEGTADDPFGVYTGAGTIFGATGGVTEAAARTAHWLITGNNLEQADLNNLRGIAGLKKAEIEIAGIKLKIAIANGMENAKIILDDLARDPKAYDYVEIMACPGGCIGGGGQPLPVSDEIRQKRAQGLYSDDAAKQIRFAHESPAVAAVYDDLRNDEHKIHEILHTRYAQKGKSEIKKQ; the protein is encoded by the coding sequence ATGAAAATAACAATTGACGGCAGGGAAATTGACGCGAAAGAGGGGCAGACAATACTTGAAATAGCGAAGGAAAACGGAATTGAAATTCCGGCGCTGTGCTATCATCCGGATTTGTGCGTGAAGGCGAATTGCCGGATGTGCGTGGTGGAAATTGAAGGGATCGCCGCGCCGCAGGCCGCTTGCGCGACAAAAATTAAGGAGGGTATGAAAGTTGTCACGCAAAGCGAAAATCTTTCGGCTTTACGCAAGACCAATTTGGAATTGCTTTTGGGCCAGCACCGGCGTGATTGCGCCAAATGCGTGTGGCAGGGCAAGTGCGCGCTGTTGAAATACGCGCTGGAGTTAAAGGCCGATTTGAATGCCTATCCTTTGCGCAATCCCGAACCGGAAATCGTTAAATTCGGACCGATAATTTTGGACAAATCAAAATGCATCAATTGCCGCAATTGCGTTGATATGTGCTCCCGCCAAACCGGTTCCCGGCGCGGCGGCGAAACCGAATGCAAGTCGGACGGGTTTTTGGAAATCGACGGCCGGGGATATGAAAACGGCGTGAAACCGTCCGATGACGGCAAAAAGGATTGCATTTATTGCGGGCAGTGCATCGTGCATTGTCCGGTGGGCGCGCTGGATGTTGAAAGCGCGGTGGATGAAGTGGACGCGCTGCTGAAAGACAAAAAGGGGAAAACTTTGGCGGTGCAATTCGCGCCTTCAATCCGTGCGTCAATCGGGGAAATGTTTGGTATTCCTCACGGGAAAGTGGTTACCGGCCAACTAACTGCGGCGTTGAAAAAATTGGGTTTTGACAAAGTTTTCGATACGAATATGTCCGCGGATTTGACCACGGTGGAGGAAGCCAAGGAGCTGGTGCAAAGAATTAAAGAAAACAAGCCTTTGCCGATGTTCACTTCCTGCTGTCCGGCGTGGATCCGCTATGTTGAATTTTATCGTCCCGACTTGATTCCTCACATTACCACGGTCAAATCGCCGCAAAATATGCTGGGCTCGCTGATCAAGACCCGCTGGGCGGAAAATAACGCTGTCAAGCCCGAAGATATTGTTTCGGTTTCCATAATGCCCTGTACCGCCAAGAAATATGACGCGTTCAAACCCGAAGAAAAAATCAATGGTTTAGCGCCGGCGGACTTTGTTTTGACCACTCGCGAGCTGGGGCGGCTTTTGCAAAAAAACAAAATCAATCTCAAAGATATGCCCGAAGGAACCGCCGACGATCCGTTTGGCGTTTATACCGGCGCGGGGACGATTTTTGGCGCCACGGGCGGCGTAACCGAAGCGGCGGCGCGCACGGCGCACTGGCTGATCACCGGCAATAATTTGGAACAGGCCGATTTAAATAATTTGAGAGGCATCGCCGGACTGAAGAAAGCCGAAATTGAGATCGCGGGAATCAAATTGAAAATCGCGATTGCCAACGGGATGGAAAATGCTAAAATAATTCTGGACGATCTGGCGAGAGACCCCAAGGCCTATGATTATGTTGAAATTATGGCTTGCCCCGGAGGCTGTATCGGCGGCGGCGGCCAGCCCCTGCCGGTGAGCGACGAGATTCGCCAAAAGCGCGCGCAAGGGCTCTATTCCGACGATGCTGCCAAGCAAATCCGTTTTGCCCACGAAAGTCCGGCGGTGGCCGCCGTTTATGACGATCTGCGAAACGACGAACACAAAATTCACGAAATTTTGCACACGCGATACGCGCAAAAAGGAAAAAGCGAAATCAAAAAACAATAA